The following nucleotide sequence is from Triticum dicoccoides isolate Atlit2015 ecotype Zavitan chromosome 7B, WEW_v2.0, whole genome shotgun sequence.
taacaagcgtcggatccacgcaggatcaatttcttcagtgatgctcaatcactttgggcttgtaggggtttggttttgggttttcctcactcgatgattttcgctcaaagtcctcggaggatgggttgctctcaaatgacaagtgtcaagttctctcggagcagccaaccagctagtggttgtagggggcggctatttataacctagggagcagcccgacatgataagacataaatgcccttcaatgatatgaccgttaggtggataagatattttgggacagctggcgcgcagcacagcaacggtcggaaatttgactctcaaattcctcagggttatcatgtttctcactgtgtaggcaattcgcactggcgaattcctaactcctcagtcagaacaaattcatcagcgaccagaagaacttcgtctctgtcactgaaaaagtgactgaactgtatgagatttccaaaggcttcactcgaagggattggtaggtgtaggattttgagttgagcatcacatggaaatttttccttagtatttcctcgaccccctttaacagtacggtgttttctatgactcaagaaagagaaaatgaaactacgaaaacaaaaatcttcacgcttcatgttccacaaatgaataccaagtcttcaaggtcacactaatttcttcactttcaaagtcttcagaatatcaaagtcttcagtcgaagaacttcatttttaggggtcgactttctctgtaaatatcaaactcctcatagacttatagacctgtgtacactcacaaacgcattagtcccttaacctataagtcttcaatacaccaaaatcactaaggggcactagatgcacttacagcaatTCGCCATTAATATCTTTCTTGTCTCAAGTTAATGCCAGTTGCTACTTCACATATTTTTTGATGGTGCAGAGCTAGTTCGAGTAACCTAGCAGCGCTAGCGATGGAGCACTTCCAATTGGAATTCAAGTATGGATGGCTATTCTTCATAGGTTTGTTTTTGTTTGTCACTATGGTGCAGTACTTGTTATTTGCTGGCATACAGAAATGTTGATTTATCTTTTTAGGCATCGATCTGTAGGCCCCAAGCAGAAACTGAAAGCAGAATCAAGGTGGGGCGCGAGTGTGGAGGCGGAGGACCCCTGACAGTCAGCATTGTGCGAGGAGCTCGATATGGATGTCTGGGCACTGCGTGAGGGCGACAACCAAGAggagtgtttttctttttcttttcgagCTTTTTGTTTAGATGGATTGGGTGGGTAAGTTGGGTTGTGCGGGATTTGAATGTATATAGATGGGTAGATCTCAGATGACTTCTGTTGCCAGTCCAATTGAAGCGAGAATTTCAGCTCGTTGGATCAGCTGCTGTTACTCTGTACAAGTTGTTCAAGTGAACTAgttgtaataataataataatacaggCTATACATCATACGTTTGTAAGTTGCTCGTTATCAATTTTGGGATTGATGAACGCCTTCCTGTAGTTGGAGCAGTAGGAAAAATCCACAAGTTTGAACAAGAGCGGTGTTCTGGAAAAAACTGAGTATGCAAACTGGGAGTGAGATGAAAAATGAAAGTCGGAGTGTTATGGAATATGGATGTATGGTGAAAACCACAAATGGAGTACTTATCACCACAAATGGAGTATCTCACAGCTAAGCTCATTACTGAAGGAGCCTAAACTAAGATAATTATGTCCCATAAGTACTCCATTATTATCTGAAGAAAAAGATGATCTCATTGTTCTTGGTGATTCATTGACTAGTAGCATTCCAACCATGTTTAAGTTTCAGTGTAGTTCAGCAGTTGTGTGCTTTGTTTTTGTGTTGTGTTGTGTGAGCCCATGGTTACTGAACCTGATTGATATTCAATGTTGATATGGCTGGCAAATTATTCATGCGTCCACTCACTACTATGGGGTTGTAATCTTGTAGCTGCGGTCTGTGTGCTGCTGGGTCCTAACTGATTCCATGTCCATGTCAGTTTTTGCCAAAATGACCATTAGGTAAAATGTAAAAGCAAAATATTCTGCACTTAACCGCGTCTTGACGGTCAATTTCTCACCCACTGCTACATTTTGCATTCATCATTTCTATTGGCTTGTTTTGCAGGTGTTCTTCATGTTGTGATGTGAAACAAATTCAGAATCAACACTATAGTAGTAGCAGGTATCTTGTTGGCTTGTATGGAAGCTTGTGTTATTGCTTACTAATATAAGGTACTGAACTGATCAGAACTTCAGAACAGTGAGCTTTACATACTAATTTCAGTGTGCTGCACGATCGCGTACATGTGAATTTTGCCTGAGCAGTGACTGCTCGGTGGGTGTCTTACTCTTATTGCTCTTTTGTTTGCTTCAGTTAGATATATACATACATACTGCCAATTGTGATGTTAACAAACTCCTTGGAAGAAGAGGATCGGATTGACAAAAGGATGTGGTTGATTAGCCACGCAAAAATTGGTTTTCGATAGAGTTGTAGTGCACAAATGCTAGAAGTTGTGGAACTGTGCGCGGGTGAGTTGGATCTTAATGTCTCTGAATTTCCTGATTGTgtttttttttttgacaaaaagtGCAGTTTTGATTGAATTGAATTGAATTTCTCTACTGCCCATTCAATTGAATTTCTACTCCAACAGCAGAGGCGTGGCAGAGGACTCACCTACAGCAGCAGCGAGGAGTAGAAGAGCAACAGCAGGGGATGTGATGGTGGATGGAGGACTCCATTTTCACCTGGTCGGAGAGTCCCCagcgacaagtatttaggaacagagggagtataagttaGATTTGGGACAGCAAACGGAGCAGGAGGAAATTTACATTACAACCAAATCAAATCGCACACAAGTGCTGCTGTACAAGAAACTAGTCAATCCTCACATCACATAGCACTCGTCTAGAAATTGTTTGCTCCCCTGCTAGTACTACTTAGCATTGTTCTAGAGGATACACTCGATCTCATCCCTGGTAAACTTGTAGAACTTGGACTTGTGCTTGACCATCACGAGTTTGGATGGCTCGCCGCGGCGCACCACCTCCAAGCCAGAGATGACAGCACCCATCCCCAATCGGTCAACGCCGACGCGGAACTCAAAGATTTTCGCGACGCAGAACTTGCCGCCGCCCAGGTACACCATGCTGCAGTCCATCATCACCCAGTCGTCCGGCAGGCTAAGGTCTCCCCAGCTGTACGCCAGCCCCGGAGCCTCGgcgccggcggcgcggagggagtagAGGTCCATCGCGCACAGGTCGTAGGGCCAGCCGCCGCCGATGCCAAACCAGAGGTTGTCGAGCTCGCTAACACGCTCGGCGCGGCCGACGAACGGCAGCGTCCAGCGTCCAGCCTTGAACCACCTATTGGTGGACGTGTTGAAGCAGTGGGTGCCAACGCCGCTCGTCTTGGCGGACGAGACGACGAGGATGGGGTCGCCTTCGTCGTGGATGAGCGCGTGGCAcccgacggcggaggcggcggcgcgaggcacAGGCGGCGGCGGGAGCTGATGCCACCGCCAGCCTTTCCTGCCGCTGGAGGGGTCGCAATACATGAGGGCCTCGAAGTCAAAGTAGTCGCAGCACCTGCCCATGACGTACAAGGCGTCCGCCCGCCCGGGATCCCGGGGCTCCCTGTCCAGGATGGAGAAGGAGACAGGGTTGGGCCCCTTGGGGGTGCCGAGGCAGGGCATCGAGTGGAGGAGGCCGGCGTCGGTGTCGTACAGGACGGTGCGGCCCTCGGCGTCGACGCAGAGGATCTTGCTGTGCCCGCCGCTGCCGCGCTCGTAGAAAGGCAGGAAATCCAGCCTCTTGTCCTCCTTGGAGACGGAGAGCTCCAGCCTCAGGCTGGGCGCGGGCAtcctggagatggagatggtctccATCTCCCCCGTGCTGGATGCTTGCGCCTCCTTGGTAGATGGGTAGAAGAGCTGCTCCTCGGGCTTGATGCGGCTCACCGCATAGAGGCTGCTGCCCATGCCGTACCTCCGCATCACCACGTTCACCAACTGCCGTGCCTTCATCTGTCCGAATTTGCTCCTCCTCTTCTTTCTTCCGGATCCGGACGAACTAGACAAAAAAGACGGAAAATCAATCAGAACGTGCCACTTAGTTCCCCAAGAACAAGCAACTCCAGGAAACTGGACGAATCGAACGGAAAAGATTAAGCAATACCTGCAGCGggactcgacgaagcggcggcggcggcggcggcgagattggGGAATGGAACGAGACGCTCCTTTCTTCTCCTCTTATATGGTAAACCATGGGCCGATTGGGCCATATTACCAAGCATCAGCCTACGCAAAGCCTTGTCTTCCCTGGACCTTTTGGGTATGTGTTTTGAGTATATATATACAGGAGTGTTGGGGAGTaccttgatgatttgtttgatgaaTATTTTGGGGCTATACTGTTGAAGTATTCTTAGTTAACTTGTATAGTATTGGATTTAGAGAGAGCCCATTTTTTAGGATTAGGTTGAACCTATCATTTGTTAATAAttagttgtgatagattctttaggATAAAATAGGTTGAAAAGAATTGGTGTCGGTAATGTGGTTCGTGATTTATATCTTTGGGATAATTTGTAGTAGTTCTCACACAATTTTGTATATGATGTGGTCATAATTTTAAGCATATATCATAACAAATCCATGTACCTTATTTTGTAGGATGTTTGAGCCGGATAAATATCCCGGCCTTGATGATTATTACGAGGAGAAGCATCGTGCTGTGCTTGTGGAAAGAGGGGAGGTAATTATGTATATACATTGTCGATTCTCATATTGTGAGTATATTGTGAGTAGTTTAGAGAAGTATATAAATTGTGCGTGTGATTTTTGTAGGTTCCTCCAGTACTACGGTTGAGAGGCCACAACCCACGTGAGTCACTTGTGTATGACCGTCGCTACGAGCCTTATTTTAGAAGAATGGACCTTCTCCAGTTTGTGCTCGACTTTAAAGGCACACCACCATGGCTAAACTTGAAAGTGNNNNNNNNNNNNNNNNNNNNNNNNNNNNNNNNNNNNNNNNNNNNNNNNNNNNNNNNNNNNNNNNNNNNNNNNNNNNNNNNNNNNNNNNNNNNNNNNNNNNNNNNNNNNNNNNNNNNNNNNNNNNNNNNNNNNNNNNNNNNNNNNNNNNNNNNNNNNNNNNNNNNNNNNNNNNNNNNNNNNNNNNNNNNNNNNNNNNNNNNNNNNNNNNNNNNNNNNNNNNNNNNNNNNNNNNNNNNNNNNNNNNNNNNNNNNNNNNNNNNNNNNNNNNNNNNNNNNNNNNNNNNNNNNNNNNNNNNNNNNNNNNNNNNNNNNNNNNNNNNNNNNNNNNNNNNNNNNNNNNNNNNNNNNNNNNNNNNNNNNNNNNNNNNNNNNNNNNNNNNNNNNNNNNNNNNNNNNNNNNNNNNNNNNNNNNNNNNNNNNNNNNNNNNNNNNNNNNNNNNNNNNNNNNNNNNNNNNNNNNNNNNNNNNNNNNNNNNNNNNNNNNNNNNNNNNNNNNNNNNNNNNNNNNNNNNNNNNNNNNNNNNNNNNNNNNNNNNNNNNNNNNNNNNNNNNNNNNNNNNNNNNNNNNNNNNNNNNNNNNNNNNNNNNNNNNNNNNNNNNNNNNNNNNNNNNNNNNNNNNNNNNNNNNNNNNNNNNNNNNNNNNNNNNNNNNNNNNNNNNNNNNNNNNNNNNNNNNNNNNNNNNNNNNNNNNNNNNNNNNNNNNNNNNNNNNNNNNNNNNNNNNNNNNNNNNNNNNNNNNNNNNNNNNNNNNNNNNNNNNNNNNNNNNNNNNNNNNNNNNNNNNNNNNNNNNNNNNNNNNNNNNNNNNNNNNNNNNNNNNNNNNNNNNNNNNNNNNNNNNNNNNNNNNNNNNNNNNNNNNNNNNNNNNNNNNNNNNNNNNNNNNNNNNNNNNNNNNNNNNNNNNNNNNNNNNNNNNNNNNNNNNNNNNNNNNNNNNNNNNNNNNNNNNNNNNNNNNNNNNNNNNNNNNNNNNNNNNNNNNNNNNNNNNNNNNNNNNNNNNNNNNNNNNNNNNNNNNNNNNNNNNNNNNNNNNNNNNNNNNNNNNNNNNNNNNNNNNNNNNNNNNNNNNNNNNNNNNNNNNNNNNNNNNNNNNNNNNNNNNNNNNNNNNNNNNNNNNNNNNNNNNNNNNNNNNNNNNNNNNNNNNNNNNNNNNNNNNNNNNNNNNNNNNNNNNNNNNNNNNNNNNNNNNNNNNNNNNNNNNNNNNNNNNNNNNNNNNNNNNNNNNNNNNNNNNNNNNNNNNNNNNNNNNNNNNNNNNNNNNNNNNNNNNNNNNNNNNNNNNNNNNNNNNNNNNNNNNNNNNNNNNNNNNNNNNNNNNNNNNNNNNNNNNNNNNNNNNNNNNNNNNNNNNNNNNNNNNNNNNNNNNNNNNNNNNNNNNNNNNNNNNNNNNNNNNNNNNNNNNNNNNNNNNNNNNNNNNNNNNNNNNNNNNNNNNNNNNNNNNNNNNNNNNNNNNNNNNNNNNNNNNNNNNNNNNNNNNNNNNNNNNNNNNNNNNNNNNNNNNNNNNNNNNNNNNNNNNNNNNNNNNNNNNNNNNNNNNNNNNNNNNNNNNNNNNNNNNNNNNNNNNNNNNNNNNNNNNNNNNNNNNNNNNNNNNNNNNNNNNNNNNNNNNNNNNNNNNNNNNNNNNNNNNNNNNNNNNNNNNNNNNNNNNNNNNNNNNNNNNNNNNNNNNNNNNNNNNNNNNNNNNNNNNNNNNNNNNNNNNNNNNNNNNNNNNNNNNNNNNNNNNNNNNNNNNNNNNNNNNNNNNNNNNNNNNNNNNNNNNNNNNNNNNNNNNNNNNNNNNNNNNNNNNNNNNNNNNNNNNNNNNNNNNNNNNNNNNNNNNNNNNNNNNNNNNNNNNNNNNNNNNNNNNNNNNNNNNNNNNNNNNNNNNNNNNNNNNNNNNNNNNNNNNNNNNNNNNNNNNNNNNNNNNNNNNNNNNNNNNNNNNNNNNNNNNNNNNNNNNNNNNNNNNNNNNNNNNNNNNNNNNNNNNNNNNNNNNNNNNNNNNNNNNNNNNNNNNNNNNNNNNNNNNNNNNNNNNNNNNNNNNNNNNNNNNNNNNNNNNNNNNNNNNNNNNNNNNNNNNNNNNNNNNNNNNNNNNNNNNNNNNNNNNNNNNNNNNNNNNNNNNNNNNNNNNNNNNNNNNNNNNNNNNNNNNNNNNNNNNNNNNNNNNNNNNNNNNNNNNNNNNNNNNNNNNNNNNNNNNNNNNNNNNNNNNNNNNNNNNNNNNNNNNNNNNNNNNNNNNNNNNNNNNNNNNNNNNNNNNNNNNNNNNNNNNNNNNNNNNNNNNNNNNNNNNNNNNNNNNNNNNNNNNNNNNNNNNNNNNNNNNNNNNNNNNNNNNNNNNNNNNNNNNNNNNNNNNNNNNNNNNNNNNNNNNNNNNNNNNNNNNNNNNNNNNNNNNNNNNNNNNNNNNNNNNNNNNNNNNNNNNNNNNNNNNNNNNNNNNNNNNNNNNNNNNNNNNNNNNNNNNNNNNNNNNNNNNNNNNNNNNNNNNNNNNNNNNNNNNNNNNNNNNNNNNNNNNNNNNNNNNNNNNNNNNNNNNNNNNNNNNNNNNNNNNNNNNNNNNNNNNNNNNNNNNNNNNNNNNNNNNNNNNNNNNNNNNNNNNNNNNNNNNNNNNNNNNNNNNNNNNNNNNNNNNNNNNNNNNNNNNNNNNNNNNNNNNNNNNNNNNNNNNNNNNNNNNNNNNNNNNNNNNNNNNNNNNNNNNNNNNNNNNNNNNNNNNNNNNNNNNNNNNNNNNNNNNNNNNNNNNNNNNNNNNNNNNNNNNNNNNNNNNNNNNNNNNNNNNNNNNNNNNNNNNNNNNNNNNNNNNNNNNNNNNNNNNNNNNNNNNNNNNNNNNNNNNNNNNNNNNNNNNNNNNNNNNNNNNNNNNNNNNNNNNNNNNNNNNNNNNNNNNNNNNNNNNNNNNNNNNNNNNNNNNNNNNNNNNNNNNNNNNNNNNNNNNNNNNNNNNNNNNNNNNNNNNNNNNNNNNNNNNNNNNNNNNNNNNNNNNNNNNNNNNNNNNNNNNNNNNNNNNNNNNNNNNNNNNNNNNNNNNNNNNNNNNNNNNNNNNNNNNNNNNNNNNNNNNNNNNNNNNNNNNNNNNNNNNNNNNNNNNNNNNNNNNNNNNNNNNNNNNNNNNNNNNNNNNNNNNNNNNNNNNNNNNNNNNNNNNNNNNNNNNNNNNNNNNNNNNNNNNNNNNNNNNNNNNNNNNNNNNNNNNNNNNNNNNNNNNNNNNNNNNNNNNNNNNNNNNNNNNNNNNNNNNNNNNNNNNNNNNNNNNNNNNNNNNNNNNNNNNNNNNNNNNNNNNNNNNNNNNNNNNNNNNNNNNNNNNNNNNNNNNNNNNNNNNNNNNNNNNNNNNNNNNNNNNNNNNNNNNNNNNNNNNNNNNNNNNNNNNNNNNNNNNNNNNNNNNNNNNNNNNNNNNNNNNNNNNNNNNNNNNNNNNNNNNNNNNNNNNNNNNNNNNNNNNNNNNNNNNNNNNNNNNNNNNNNNNNNNNNNNNNNNNNNNNNNNNNNNNNNNNNNNNNNNNNNNNNNNNNNNNNNNNNNNNNNNNNNNNNNNNNNNNNNNNNNNNNNNNNNNNNNNNNNNNNNNNNNNNNNNNNNNNNNNNNNNNNNNNNNNNNNNNNNNNNNNNNNNNNNNNNNNNNNNNNNNNNNNNNNNNNN
It contains:
- the LOC119338215 gene encoding uncharacterized protein LOC119338215, whose translation is MKARQLVNVVMRRYGMGSSLYAVSRIKPEEQLFYPSTKEAQASSTGEMETISISRMPAPSLRLELSVSKEDKRLDFLPFYERGSGGHSKILCVDAEGRTVLYDTDAGLLHSMPCLGTPKGPNPVSFSILDREPRDPGRADALYVMGRCCDYFDFEALMYCDPSSGRKGWRWHQLPPPPVPRAAASAVGCHALIHDEGDPILVVSSAKTSGVGTHCFNTSTNRWFKAGRWTLPFVGRAERVSELDNLWFGIGGGWPYDLCAMDLYSLRAAGAEAPGLAYSWGDLSLPDDWVMMDCSMVYLGGGKFCVAKIFEFRVGVDRLGMGAVISGLEVVRRGEPSKLVMVKHKSKFYKFTRDEIECIL